Genomic segment of Arctopsyche grandis isolate Sample6627 chromosome 11, ASM5162203v2, whole genome shotgun sequence:
GCAATGTTGAAATTAGCTTTGAGAACATCAGATTGGATAAAAGTTTCAGAATGGGAAGTCAACCAAGAAGGCTGGACTAAAACAAGATATTCACTGCAGTACCATCgggtatattttattcaattcactTATGAAAATTGatcatttctatatatatacacatatatttttttttgtatatctattaatatattttttctcccTAGAAttacataaatgcatatataaaggcatgctgtaatggATCGACCAGTGGACCACCACCACCGTGGATGccagatgaaataaataatttttccatGAACAACTCTATTGGAATAGACGAGACCGACTCAGTCAACGCCAACTATCAATTCATTAATGAAGAAAACGATAACTTTTCAAATAACAGCGTgcaattgaaattattgtgtGGAGCTGATCTACTTGAATCTTTCGCAACTCCCGGTTTATGGTCACCAGAAGATGTAAACTATTCTTATgctaatattatacattcacaTTAATGTTATGTTATTAACGACCATGAAATCAATACTTTACAGTTGGAAATAATTCTTGGAGAATATGGACTTGTCGTTATAACGAGATCTGGAAATAATcctgaaaaatttatatacgatTCAGATG
This window contains:
- the Nmnat gene encoding nicotinamide mononucleotide adenylyltransferase isoform X2, with the translated sequence MTQRTVLLACGSFSPPTPMHLRMFEIAKNHFESLGTHKVIGGIVSPVHDAYGKKDLISASHRCAMLKLALRTSDWIKVSEWEVNQEGWTKTRYSLQYHRNYINAYIKACCNGSTSGPPPPWMPDEINNFSMNNSIGIDETDSVNANYQFINEENDNFSNNSVQLKLLCGADLLESFATPGLWSPEDLEIILGEYGLVVITRSGNNPEKFIYDSDVLTKYRRNITIITNWVPNEVSSTMIRRLIRRGESVKYLIDDSIISYVKMHQLYGSCNKNTTETVHAFSS